From Sesamum indicum cultivar Zhongzhi No. 13 unplaced genomic scaffold, S_indicum_v1.0 scaffold00188, whole genome shotgun sequence:
GATCGCATGCGtgggattaaaattttaaaaaccgTTGTCGTTTGCCttgaaatcaaattaacaTGAGAAACTGGCGTTTTTTCGAGAAATTCGGCCCCCAAACCGCCGTAGGCTGTTTCCAATCGCTAGATTTCGTCGAGATAcccaaaatcaaaaaaaaaatcgccCCAATCCGACGTCTCTACGCAAAGTTATGGCCTTTTGAAGTTTCGCCCCCCCAACCGCGCCAATCCGCGGTTGGAGCCTCGGAGTGGCCGCGTGGCTCCGTTTCCAATGCGAAGATCTCGACGAGACACCCCAAAACGAGTGGTCGTATTGGCAAAATGGTGGTCCGACCGTGGAGATATCACCTCCGGAAGGTCGTGCCCCGCGCAACatctttgtgtgtgtgtcgtGTGAGGGTCCTTGTTTGCCAATCTTGCTGCGATGCTTGCCGTGCCCGACGTGCATGCgtagagtaaattatattggatCAACTGTGCTTGTACTCACCACCTGCCCAACATTCCGAATTTGTAGTGCTATTGTTCTCTGTCCCAATTAAAGAGGAACAGGTTCAGCCATGACAGCACCCTGCATGCATGCTCCATTTGCAAATGTTTTTTCTGCTGTCTATTTTGCTGTTGTCTATTGGCAGTCTGTGCTGTCATTGTTCAATACATGCTTTGATACTGAATATGTTGAGACACGATATCTGGGCTGAAATCTTGATGAACTATGAGGTACTCATCACCTTTCGGAAAATGAGAACCAGAAGGAAGGATAAAATGCACGGATGTAGCCTTTAAGAAGTTCGCCAAGACACTCAACTGGGACGGGTCTCCAACTCATCTACGTACAGGGTTCCCACCTCGTGGTACTGGCTCATATCCTGTTCCAGCTCTAGACGAATAAGGTACATTGTTCACAGAAACCTGTCCTTGAGGCCCTACAATTCCTCTAGATGAGGCATCATAGCTAGCACCTTTCTGCGTATCATAATTAGATCCCCTATGAGCTTCATCTCCTGATGCCCGTTGCATATCATAAGCTGGAGCACTTTGTCCGTCATAAATGGGCCCTTTACGAGCATCATACCCAGGTGTCCTCTGAATCTCATATCCAGGTCCCTTCTGGGTGTCAGACCTAGGTCCTCTCACAGTCATAGCTTCATATCCGGGTCCCCTTTGGGTATGATGGACAGATGACATAGGTCCCCTGTGGGCATCATAGCCAGGTCCGACTGATCCCCTTTGGGCATCAAAACCAGTTCCAGTTTGCACTCTCTGAGTATCGTAACCTGCTCGAGCATGTCCCTTTTGGGCATCATACCCAGTTCCAACATCCCGTCTATGGGGATCATAACCAGTTCCCCTAGATGCACCATAACCAGGGCCACTGGATGCATCACGCGGAGTTCCTGAACCATAAGGAGTGGAATGCGCTCCAACATGAGGAGAATTGCCCCCGGGACCAGCTGCACTAGCAGGTCCACCCCCACTACCCCCTCCAGGAAGGGGGCCCTGGCCCTGTTGCAAAGGGACATAAAGTCAATTACCACtatcaatacaaaaatacaatatagCGGAAATCTTTGAGTTAAATGAACCAGAGAACTTCATAGTTCTAAGACATGCATGTAGCTTCTCAGTGTCCTTTGGTAACCAAAAACTGTTTTAAGTACAAGGAGATCATCTAATCTAGAATAGCTCAAGCACACACATTAGGGagcatattcttttatatacatgcaacatgaaaaatgatcaattaatCGGATACACTTTTGTTTCAATATCCCTTCTCTTCAGCTTTTGTTTCAATATATAAGCTGCAGTACGCGCACACTGGTCAGCAACCAGATCGTGAAACTCCATGCTAATTTGCAAACTGTGAGATCTgggatattcttttttatattcagTTAGATATTCACATgagaaatgataaattaatcgGATAAAActtgatccgggtcgaaatcTACGCGACCTCCTTGGTTCGATCTCCCAAGCGGTTCGAGGTCGCTCCTCTCCCAGACTAGTGATTGGGCCctgagaaaagaagcagatcGTTAGGCTTGCTGGGGTGGCCCCCAGCTAAGGCCCTCCGATGGTTAAGTCAGTGTTTGGTTGAGGTCGAAATATGGGGTCGCTGTGAAAAATAGCAAGCTGAAGGTAAAAATGCGGTCGAGACGACGTACCTTTAATACACCGACTCggaggtatttatagagagCCAGGGGGTCTACGCGCGTGCAACGTGTTCTAGGTCGTCGACCCGACCCGGTAAAAGTGGCGCGGGTCATGCTGGCAAGCTTGCGATTTTGGGCCCCATCAAGGGCAAAGTTGTCTTTTTCTGAGAGAATAGGGTTTTACCCCCATCAAAACTAATATATACCTGTCCCACACCATAGGCATTTTGCACAGAAGCATAGTTTCCCCCAGGAACACTTCTATTATATCCAGCAGAACTGCCATAGGACCCTCCTGCATTTGCATTGTGACCAGCTAAGGCCCTCCGATGGTTAAGTCAGTGTTTGGTTGAGGTCGAAATATGGGGTCGCTGGGAAAAATAGCGAGCTGAAGGTAAAATGCGGTCGAGACGACGTACCTTTAATACACTGACTCggaggtatttatagagagCCAGGGGGTCTACGCGCGTGCAACGTGTTCTAGGTCGTCGACCCGACCCGGTAAAAGTGGCGCGGGTCATGCTGGCAAGCTTGCGATTTTGGGCCCCATCAAGGGCAAAGTTGTCTTTTTCTGAGAGAATAGGGTTTTACCCCCATCAAAACTAATATATACCTGTCCCACACCATAGGCATTTTGCACAGAAGCATAGTTTCCCCCAGGAACACTTCTATTATATCCAGCAGAACTGCCATAGGACCCTCCTGCATTTGCATTGTGACATGAGCGATCTAAAAGTTTATACAccgaaaatgaaataaaatgggTCTGAATATCACCTATACCTGTCCGCGGGTCGAAGTTCGCAGAATTAGCCAACTCTGCTCTGAGCTTGTCCACCTCTCTCGACATTGCCGCATAGTTCTTCTCCATCACCTGAAGAGATTCAAGGTGGTCATTGTATAATTTCTTCTCGTagtgatccgggtcgaattattcGATCTCCTGAGACGATCTCACTGCTGATCGACTAACTCCTCCGAAACAGATTTTGGATCCCCTGAGAATAAACACAGAtcgtgagctcgtcgggcacgtccacgacaatgaccctccgacgctcaagttaggttgatcgagagaaatatattctatctcaaagttcgatctcaattaatgtatatcagttacctcatttatggcgtatcggggtctatttatagtacacagttgtacggcaagtactgggccacgtggcctcatCTTGCTGACTCACATTCTGATCGAACGGTCGttattgtccgggtcttctaTTTGGTTCACGCgacccgggtcgggtcctctgCAACCCGCCCGTTACAAAACACGCGGATCCGGTCGCGAAAAAGACCAtcatgcccttaatgaagtgCGTTTCAGTCCTTTTGCAGGGGGATTACACGTatacccatcattactcccccactttttCAAAGTGCAAGTTTGTTGCCTTTGAGGAAGTCGAACCGTCGCGTCCGTTGATCGCGTACACATGGCAGAATCCTCTCGAGCAATCTCGGGCGCGTTGTTCCAGAGCGGAtctcctataaataccccatcATTTGACTTCTCGGCCAACCTCACGCAAAGACTTCTAGCGACCAAGACTCACAACCACGAGTTCGTATTCGATCTGCGGCTTCCAGAGTCATCCTGCTTTAAGGTACGATGCCTTCCAGCTCTAGCTCGAATTCTAAGTCGCGATCTGGCCCTAAGCCACGATCTGGTTCAGGGTCGTTTTCGTCTCATTTTGAATCTGCTTCTGGGTCCTCTCCCGAGTCTGGTTCTGGTTCGTCCTCAGGGTCCGGGTCTAGGTCTGTCTCTAGGTCTTCGCATGGGTCGTATTCTACCTCTCCCAAGAGGAACAAGAAGTTTCCTGCCACCAAACTTAAGGATGAACAGACTGGGCCTTCGGTCCTTGCCAAGTTTCAGGATCGGCTCACCAAAAACCCTTGGGAGGCTGTGGTTAGTAAAGTTAGGATTCCTGCCAATAAGATTAGGGAAAAATACCACATCCCCTCCGATTTTGATGTTCTGATCCCTGTTACTTCGATCGCATGCATCGTCCTCCCGAGGGATTTACTgctttttctatcaaacacCTCGATGCCGGGTTGCGATTTCCTCTGGCTCCCCCAGTGGCCGCGATTTTGAATAAGTTGGGGTTATGCCCTATGCAGCTCTCCCCCAATTCCATTACCCATATTGTCCTCTTCGTTGTAATGATGCGATACGTAGGTTTGGACCCcagttttgacaatttttggaGTCTGTATTCCTTCACCACCTCGAAGCGGTCTGGTAGTCGaggttttttctatctttcgGCCAAACCCGATTGCGGGTATTTGAGCGTCCTGAAGTCGAATGTAGGAGCTTGGTTAGATCGCTACATTTTCATTCGATCTCCTAGTGGTGTCTGGCCTTTTAAGAACGAGTGGACTAAGTATAAACCCCTTCCAAAAATCTGTGGTGGGGGGCTGGAGGGTGACCAAATAAGGAgtctaacattttataagtatgatcccaagaagcttctcaATGAGAAAGTTTTGCAATTATCTGGGCTCTCTCCAGCGTCCCTTCACATCGAAGATTCCTTAggtgattttcttctttcggTCTCGCTTGCTTTCATCGCTGTAGTGTCTGCATATGCTAACTTTTCACTGCTCGTAGATAGTATAATCATGAGCACGCGCACAGCTATGCGGAGGATCGCGGCCCAGAACAAATCGAGGAAGGGGGGTGAGATCGCAAGTTCCTCGGATCCGAAAGGGAAGGGCAAGGCAGTTGCTGGTGCTCCAGATTTATCTTCGATCCCACCTCCCTCGGTTCCTTCCAAAACGCTCGCGATCACCACTCCCAATGGACAACAGCCCATTGCAGTTGATAGTGAGGGTACGCCTTCCGCCCATGATGACCATCTCGGCTACAACTCCTCGCAGTTAGAACTAGGTTTGGACGAGGCCAGTGGGGACCAAGGGGCCGATCAAGGAAGTCAAGGTCCTCCACCCGAGGAGCGATCTAGGAAAAGGAGGCGATCCTCCCCGAAGAAGGGTCAGGGGCCCAAGTCTAAGTTAGGGCCTAGCGATAAGGGTAAGGGGAAGGAGCTCGCTGAGGCCTCCCACCCACCTCCTTCTAAATCACATAGCCCGAGCGTGCTGAGCAGGATGGCTAAGGAAGCCGCGGATAAGACTAGTGTTGAGGAAGATCGGGACAAATTCTTGAGGGTGGCACAGCTCGCCACATGTTGGGAGGATAGCCGGGCAGCTCTTCGAGGCAATGTGCCGCCTCCCGAATGGCAGGATATGTCGAGCTCGTCGCTGTATGGCGAGGCTGGAGGTGATACTTTTGCAGTCTACAACTCATTCGTCTCCGTTCGCGATCAAGGGGCACTTGTGACGAATAGCCCTATTCGGCTTGAGGAGTTCGCAGCCCACTCCATGGTCCAGGTATTCCGTCGGCTGGCTTCCTTCGACCTCCCTTCTTTTATGCCATTCATTGCATTCGATTTTGCAGGCCATGACCTTTCTCCGAAGCTTAAGCCTCAAATGCACCCATTATCGGAGGAGTTATATTCAGACTGATCAGAAGGTGCAAGATCTTAGGGATCAAATGGCCGAACGGGACGAGACAGAACCCAAGCAGGAGGATAACCTGCTGGCCTTGGGAGATGAGGTGCAAAAGCTGCGAGTCGAGCTCGACGTTGCCAAGAAGGAGAGGGAGATTCTTCGTTCTGAACAAGAGGTGGCCCTGGCAGAGGCTAAGAAAGAGGCGTTCGATGCCGGGCGTGAGGTCGGCCTCGTGGAGGGCCACAAGCGTGGGGTGGAGGAAGGCCAAGCCGGTCGCATTCTGGTTGAAGAACATCAGCGAGCCTTGGCCGATTCCAGGATGTCTGCGGTTCGTGATTTTTTGAAGACCGACACCTTCACGACCGCTCTTGAGATCAAGTCTGCGGACTCATTCACCAAGGGCTATGAGATCTGCCTGTCTAAAGTAGAAAAGCTCGGTGGCTTTCATGAGTCTTTTGACCGCAGCAAACTTGACATCTCGCTTGATGGCGACCTTCAACCTCTTCCTCCGGATCCTGAGCTGAAAGATGATGAATTTATGGTCTTGAGGGACGAGCTGGAGGCGGAAGCTGACGCCTGAACAATCCCgattcttctatttttgtgGTAGGATTTTGAGCTGATTGATCAAAATGTAAATCCTAGAGATTCTTAGGAcatcattttttgtaaacaGGAGGGCGGGGTGGAATTTTTGATAACCCCTGTATATGAcattttgttaaatgaaaatgaactTTTGTCAGCTCGCTTATTTTGCTACATTTGCGCATTGCGTCTTTCAGTCGTTCTTTCAGTTTGCATTTGCTCGGGTGCGTCTTTCCCAGATTGcatattggacgcgtctttttcggTCCGCGTTTTgcttgagtgcgtctttttcagatcgcatattggacgcgtctttttcagttcgcgttttgcttgagtgcgtctttttcagatcgcatattgAACGCGTCTTtctcagttcgcgttttgcttgagtgcgtctttttcagatcgcatattgGATCAGCACGCCTGCTCCTCCGTTGTTCGCATTGGAAGACCCATCCACATGCAGCATCCATTTCGAACAGGTGTGGTCGGAGGCGTCGGGTTCCTTCGGGTCGCTGGACAACTCTTTGATGAAGTCTGCGAGCACCTGTGCCTTCTGGGCTGTCCTGGACTGGTACTCAATATCGTGTTGCCCCAATTCGACCGCCCATTTGATTAATCTTCCGGAGGCTTCCGGTCGCGACATCACATGCTTAAGAGGGTGGTTCGTCAGCACCACCACTTTATGCGACTGGAAATATGGTCGTAGTTTTCGGGCAGTTACTACTAATGCGAGGGCGAGTTTCTCCATCTCTGAATACCGCAATTCAGCCCCTTGGAGCATTTTACTGACATAGTAGACTGGATTCTGACTGTTAGCCTCCTTTCTCACCAGCACGGAGCTGACCGCGTTCTCGGACACTCCAAGGTACAAGAATAGCGTCTCCCCATCTTTAGGATTTGCGAGCAACGGGGGTTTGGTGAGATACTCCTTTAGTTCTTGCAAAGCCTGCTCGCATTCTTGAGTCCACGCGAAACTCTTGGGTTTCCTCAAGGCTTTGAAAAATGGTAGGCTTCTATCTGCCGATCGCGATATAAACCTGCCCAAAGATGCGATCTTTCCCGTAAGCTTCTGCATTTCCTTGATCGAACTCGGCGATCTCAGGCCCATAATGGCTTGTAGCTTTTTTGGGTTCGCTTCTATTCCTTGTTCACTGATCATATATCCCAGAAACTTTCCCCCGGTCACACCAAAAGTACATTTGTCTGGGTTGAGTTTCATTCCGTGCGACCTCATTATGCTGAACGCCTGAGAGAGGTCTTTCATGTGGTCCTGCGATCTCTTACTCTTGACcagcatgtcatcaacatataccTCCATGGTTCTTCCGAGCATATCGCCGAACATCTTATTAACCAATCGTTGGTAGGTTGCGCCCGCATTCTTCAACCCGAATGCATCATGTTGTAGCAATAGATCCCCTTATCTGTGACGAAGGAAGTTTTGTCTCTGTCTTCCTCTGCCATTTGGATCTGATGATATCCTTGGTATGCATCCATCATCGAGAAGAGCTCGTATCCTGCGGTCGAATCCACCATGGTGTCGATTCGAGGTAATGGGTACGGGTCTTTCGGGCAGGCCTTGTTCAGGTCGGTGAAATCTACGCACATTCGCCATTTTCTTGAGGATTTCGGGACCAGAACTACGTTAGAAAGCCAATTCGTGTATTGGACCTCCGACACATATCCGGCTTTCAACAGCTTCTCGACCTCTTGCCTGATAGCATCGTTCTTATCATTGCTGAAAGTTCTCTTCCTCTGCTGCACTGGTCGAGCCGTCGGGTCTACATTCAATCGGTGTACAATGACCTCCGGATCGATCCCGGTGAAATCCGACGGACTCCACGCAAACATGTCCGCGTTCTTCCTTAGAAAGTCAATCATGGCCATCTCCCCCTCGTTCAGGCTGGAACCTATCCGGGTCGTTTTGCTGGGGTCTTCTGCCGCGAGCTGTATGGCCTTGTATTCTTCACTGGGCTTCAAGTGTTCGGCTTCATACGGTCGGGGTTCCGTGTCTTCTCTGACCTTTTGTTTCTTCGGCCTCGGCTCTccttttattgataaattgtCAATCAAATTGACTTTCTGGACACCTATTCTAAAAAGCTATCAAGGGGTAGGTTTTGAGAGCCTCAAAACCTCCTTTTCTTCGTGCACGCCCACAAAGAAACGGTTCCTGGGACGGATTTGTTCCCGCACTGCTTTACGAGGAATCAAATTtgtctcttcttcttcttctattaGAGCTAATGCCTTCCCAAATTTCTCCAATTCTTTCTCCCTTATATctgagttatttaattttttattagtaaaaaaaattatattaatataattaatttgaaaatatttatattaatatatcgagtcgtgatttaaatcaagaaataccCTTGAgattgtagttataattacaaatatacccCTTATTTAGTGatgaaattttacataaacacCTCTTAAGACACATTACACTAATACCCTTTAGAAAATAAacctataattttacaaataggaaaaaatctttatataattagacttAATGACAACAAGTGTTTCACATCATTTTACCTAAGATTTAAGTATATGACATAGGGACACTATTATCAGTACATAGTCAATTTGCATTTTGCTGCTAGTTTTACTAATTAAGTACAGTTTCATGTCAATActtagttctttttcttcttaaaaaagaaaagggataattacagtcATCTCCCACGAGATTTTGtgtaattgtatataaatattttgtagtttaaaaaattttatttagtacccctaaagtttgtttccgtctaataaataagtccctccgaTTGGTAAGATTTAccgaatttgcttatattaataaaaaaaactgaataaaattgatatttaccctcgattgactgattattgacttattgtaggtcaaataatttttttcaaactaaactacccttatatcGGTGTGAAAAGATACCTCCTCTTATACATTAACGCGTAAAGACGTATgtgaataatttgatcatgaaaagactatttgacctgcaataaatcagtaataagtcaatcaagggtaatatagaatttttttcctaatctttttgttagtatcagcaaattcggtgtATTTTGACTGGTGGAGGGACTTATTTtttagacgaaaataaatttaaaaaatactatatataatttttgaaattatagcaAATCTCAAGAGAAGGGAgcgtaattatcccaaaagaAAATCCTAAAAAATTGATGACAAAGAGTGTTGTCCACTTTGTCTTGGATAAAATAGACGTTTGGGGTTTGAATCATCACTCTTAGTCCACATTGATGAAGGTTTCGTAACACACCATCTAACTGCAGTGGGGCCTCTCTTAATGAGTGTGAGCAATTCACTATTAATTGTGataattaacattaattaatgttgtcCTCACACATAATTATCCGTCCAAAGATGTTGGAtgcataaataatatatagattagGGTATTAATCAATGGGTTTAGTGGTTGAGGAATCTGATTTCtggaattattttaataatctcagCTGTTAATGTGCTTTTGCAACTTGGAAGCTTAATGATGTTTAGAGGTTCTTTTCTCTACTTTTAAGAGTGTGTATGATGATACGTTTCTTAGAGATGAGAACAATTCTAGagtcattatttttgttttgggataatgatatttatatctcctgatctatattttatttttacaaattatttatgcattttggaaattatatatatatatatatatatttatcagaaacgtcaacatcatttatacaaaccacgctttgtttttttaaaaaaaaattatatacatatatagccCCTGAAAACGTCAACATCATTGCACAAACTATCTCCACTTTTTGGCTGTTAAGGATGGTTTTTGTATTTGGGTTttgatgcaatttaccctctcgtgatattgtaaatgagcaaattactccccattaagaaaaaatagcaatttacccccttccCATGTGCTTTTTAAAATGGAGCAATTTACTTACCTGTGtgaggaggtaaattactttattttaaaaaacacagggaGATAGATTACTATactttaaaaaacacaagaggtaaattgctagtttttttatatgggctaatttgcttatttacaatatcataggggtaaaatgttgtattttaaaaaatataggaaggtaaattgctattttttttataggaggtaatttgcttatttgtaaCATCATAAGTGAttgtttgctttttttttttataattacaaaaaaataagagtgatttgtataaataaattatatttcaaaccatgtaaaatcatgtaattattccttatttttttgtagggAATTTTTATCGTATCTAAAAAGTAAGAGAGCATCGATCTCTTCCTCTAGTTTATCTTTAAATCTAGATATATATACCCATCATCCCCATatcaagataaatatatatatatatattaactataaaTATGTTCAATTCACAATTTCAGAAACTCatttagttttaataataattacttatatttttttccagacaaagataaatatttttctcaaagaaaaataatatcaattgcaacaacataaatttcttgcaaaaatgtatttagaaagaaaaatatgataattagttCGCAACTGATTTCAGCATCTAACTTTTGACTTTGCtagaaattttactaataaaaatatatgtcaataaaattttgcgaaaaactttttgaattttttgctAACGCGATGCTGCGGACTCTTCCAACATAACattcctttttaattatagcaagaaaatattttatttatactattacttataaaataacactacaaaaaagttgaattttcAGTACACCATAAATAACCACGATTTCcgaatcaataatattaactataggtaaaataaaccaacaaaaacttaaatttttattacgattaatcaatattcgctATAATTTTTAGCAATAGTCGAAACATTTGCCATTATTTTGGCCACATTGTAGAAACAACGATTAATGACCATTGTGAAGCCACAGTTGATTGTATGTGccatcattttcttcttttaactATAGTGATTAACTATAGcagaaaatcatattttatctaGTATAACGAAAACTTAAAATTCCTATCCTTGCGTTACCATCAAATCaactttcatttaaattttttctaactatTAGCATAATTTATCGTAATAACAAATACTTGGATGGAAGTCTGAAATGAGTGGCAACCAGTAGATGCCAAACACGCCTTAGAGCTTGATACCAAGTTGAGAGTAGATAAGTTACAGTAGCTATTGGGAATTGGGGTCCATTCTTCTCCCACTTTCCCAGCTCAATGATCGTACAGGGGTCCATTCCCACTTTCCCAGCTCAATGATCGTACAAAGGCAAGGACAAGATTCCAGACACTGCTTTTATCCACGTGGGCTATTTTATCTTATcctctcgatttttttttttggggtggGGAGTGatgttgaatatttttatgttattttattattggtatattattatattttttttctcatttttgatGTACTTGTTATGATTTATTAGACTCTCTTACTATTGGGGTATTCTTCTTTTATGCAGGTTGCTATAATTGAGATATATTATGGTACGTGGcatattttatgtatgtgtataaatttttttaaaaaataataatatttattaaaaaattattgtaggAAAAACGATTGTATGAAAATaagtatgataaaaaaataaataattttgaaagaaaaaatatatattaactataaataattgtattaatttccaaaaataatgTGACTCATCATTTATCTCAACAAGCCCAACATTGGTCAAACACaacttcattgtattttttaaaattgtataaaaaaatatacactattatatttgtacacttaattataattttttaaattaatgcaattttaatattatgattttttgaatatgttgttaaaaattaattttatatgtaattgcGTGTGCGGAGGCTTTACGAACCGAACATAAATTTGCTCAACAAGTTGActtggaaaataaaatgaatttgcaATGTCAAGTAAAAAATAGAGGCTGCATCTTTGACGAGAATGAAAAACGTGACGAAAAATGCTGACCAATTTCGTTTGACGAAAATATCTTTGTGGgtttttgttcaataaaaacgaaaaaaaaggagaaaatatctttgttggattttggaatttttataGCCTTTTGgacaaaataaaaggaaacatTGAAATGAGAATAAGTGTGAAAAAATAAGACATTCAAAATTTGggtactaatttttatttgggttaaataatttaactcatttaattttgtttgggttaaataaagaatattttattttttaactttatacttttactttataacaatattatttattgtttataaagtagctattaaatttaatcaaaatattttcaatgataaatttattctattattataataattatcattttattgaGATAATATGAATAAGGTACAACACATGAGGCTTCTGACTATACCCAAAAATCCAAATGAAAGCAAAGATAAGCTTTCCAGGATGAGATGCCTAactgaaatatttaatatgccAAACTCTTAAAACACCGGAAATCCATAAAACAGAGTGGCCTGCGTACCTTCCTTTCAGTAAAGGAAAATTGAGAAGCATTTACAACATTGTACAGATTGTTGCCTTGTGAGATTACAACCCACCTTTCTCACAGTCCAccaaatattatacataattgaaTCATCAAGAAAGAATGTTATAAGTTACAGGAGAAACACACTAGACCTGTTAAAGCAGTCAACTTACGGtacaaaaatcaatacttCCAAATACCACAAATAACAAAAGTTCCTGGTCCTTTGTAAATCTCCGTCTTCGTAACCCCTCACGAACGCTCTTACTGAGAGGTGATCTGAAGCGTAAGTCATAAATGAAGCCAAGATAAGGCCTCCAGCTACCATCAAACCTACCCTGTTAAACAAGAtaaacatttattataatctaAGAAACAAGGGCAGATTGTTCAGTAAGaactcaaacatatatatatctacatatggatatgaatatatatatatatatatatatataaatcttctTCGCCAGCTTCAAAGTTCATGATGATTTCACGTGTCACTCAATAGTTGATACCATGTAAAGACAGATAGTTCAGTAAGAACtcaaacatatatgtatatatatcatcttAGTCAGCTCCAAAGTTCATGATGATTTCACATGTTTAGTGGGATCTTAGGTCTTATTATTGTGTATCTCCGGATTAGCGCTTacattcatacgaaatttccATCTCACCACTGAAAGATGCTTCCTTCTCTGTCTTTTATCATTATGCAGGAAGATACTTCATCTCTTGGA
This genomic window contains:
- the LOC105179678 gene encoding glycine-rich protein DOT1-like produces the protein MSREVDKLRAELANSANFDPRTGGSYGSSAGYNRSVPGGNYASVQNAYGVGQVYISFDGGGSYGSSAGYNRSVPGGNYASVQNAYGVGQGQGPLPGGGSGGGPASAAGPGGNSPHVGAHSTPYGSGTPRDASSGPGYGASRGTGYDPHRRDVGTGYDAQKGHARAGYDTQRVQTGTGFDAQRGSVGPGYDAHRGPMSSVHHTQRGPGYEAMTVRGPRSDTQKGPGYEIQRTPGYDARKGPIYDGQSAPAYDMQRASGDEAHRGSNYDTQKGASYDASSRGIVGPQGQVSVNNVPYSSRAGTGYEPVPRGGNPVRR